A portion of the bacterium genome contains these proteins:
- a CDS encoding TIGR00282 family metallophosphoesterase yields the protein MKILIVGDVVGKVGRRLLSHLLPQVRQSEQIDFVVANGENAAGGFGLTPKIARQIFSYGVDCLTGGNHIWSKKEIYQIIDEEERLLRPLNYPKGVPGRGSALFSLANGFSLAVINLSGRVFLQELECPFRTAKEEIKRLREHTPNIVIDIHSEATSEKIALGWYLDGQVSAIIGTHTHVPTADEKILPGGTAYITDIGMTGPTDSVIGVKKDIAIRRFLTQLPLRLETADGAGQFCGAIVEIDESTGKATGIKRIQLSLE from the coding sequence TTGAAGATTTTAATAGTGGGAGATGTGGTGGGCAAGGTGGGTCGCAGGTTGCTCTCCCACCTTTTACCGCAAGTCAGACAATCTGAGCAGATAGATTTCGTGGTGGCTAATGGAGAGAATGCAGCCGGTGGTTTTGGCCTTACGCCAAAGATTGCCCGTCAGATATTCTCTTATGGGGTTGATTGTTTAACCGGTGGAAATCATATCTGGAGCAAAAAGGAGATATATCAGATCATAGATGAAGAAGAGAGGCTGCTCAGACCGCTTAATTATCCTAAAGGTGTGCCGGGTCGGGGATCGGCCCTTTTTAGTCTGGCGAACGGCTTTTCACTGGCGGTGATCAATCTATCCGGCCGGGTGTTTCTTCAGGAGTTAGAATGTCCTTTTCGGACAGCTAAAGAAGAGATAAAACGGCTAAGGGAGCATACCCCTAATATAGTTATAGATATTCACTCTGAAGCCACCTCAGAAAAAATTGCCCTGGGCTGGTATTTAGATGGCCAGGTTAGTGCGATTATCGGAACTCATACCCATGTCCCAACCGCGGATGAAAAGATTCTCCCTGGGGGGACGGCCTATATTACCGATATTGGCATGACCGGGCCGACTGATTCCGTCATCGGGGTAAAGAAGGATATCGCCATCAGGAGATTCCTTACCCAACTTCCCTTAAGGCTTGAGACGGCTGACGGGGCAGGTCAGTTTTGTGGAGCCATCGTGGAAATAGATGAATCTACTGGCAAGGCTACGGGTATTAAGAGGATTCAACTCTCATTAGAATAA
- a CDS encoding stage V sporulation protein S codes for MQVLKVSSHSKPNSVAGALAGIVRERGSVEVQVIGAGALNQAIKAIAIARGFVAPGGIDLICIPAFQDVTIGDQERTAIRLIVQPRFQSRESG; via the coding sequence ATGCAAGTCCTGAAGGTGTCATCGCACTCAAAGCCAAACTCAGTTGCCGGAGCATTAGCAGGAATTGTAAGGGAAAGGGGGTCAGTAGAAGTTCAGGTCATTGGGGCAGGCGCCCTTAATCAGGCTATTAAAGCCATAGCCATAGCCAGAGGTTTTGTGGCCCCGGGTGGAATAGACCTGATTTGCATACCAGCTTTTCAGGATGTAACTATTGGCGACCAGGAGCGGACAGCTATAAGGCTTATCGTTCAGCCCAGGTTCCAGAGCAGGGAAAGTGGATAG
- the rny gene encoding ribonuclease Y: protein MKAIDNYPFFVIVILFSLISGITFGYFYRKYITKIKIGQAEKIAEQIIAESKEKGEAIKKEALLEAKEEIYRERTEFERETRSRRGETQRLESRLLQKEENIDRKIEDLSKKQKAVLKQEQDLAKQEEEVKQLREEQRKQLEQISGLSTEDAKRILLRNIEVESRHEAAKLIRQIEEEARETGDRKAREIITQAIQRCAAEHTMESTVSVVSLPSDEMKGRIIGREGRNIRTLETLTGVDLIIDDTPEAVILSGFDTIRREIAKVALEKLISDGRIHPTRIEEVVAKAKEDIERSIKEEGEQAAIDMGVQGLPAESIRLLGKLRYRTSFGQNVLAHSKEVARLGTLMASELGANVALVKRAGLLHDLGKAIDAEVEGPHALIGADIARKLGESKTIVNAIASHHMEESPRTVEAVLIQAADAISAARPGARRENLETYVKRLEKLEGIAASFRGVEKAYAIQAGREVRVIVQSEDISDDESAVLAMEIAKKIEVELEYPGQIKVTVIRETRFVKYAK from the coding sequence GTGAAAGCTATAGACAATTATCCATTTTTTGTAATAGTTATTCTCTTTTCTCTTATAAGTGGCATTACTTTTGGTTATTTCTATCGAAAATATATCACCAAGATCAAGATTGGTCAGGCGGAGAAAATAGCCGAACAGATCATCGCCGAAAGTAAAGAGAAAGGAGAAGCCATAAAGAAGGAAGCGCTCCTTGAAGCTAAAGAGGAGATATACCGTGAGCGAACGGAGTTTGAACGGGAGACTAGATCGCGCCGGGGTGAAACTCAACGATTAGAGTCTCGTCTTCTCCAAAAGGAAGAAAATATTGATCGAAAAATAGAAGATCTATCCAAGAAACAGAAGGCGGTGCTCAAGCAGGAGCAAGACTTAGCCAAACAAGAAGAAGAGGTCAAGCAACTTCGGGAAGAACAGCGAAAACAGTTAGAGCAAATATCCGGATTATCTACTGAGGACGCCAAGAGGATTCTTTTAAGAAACATTGAGGTGGAGAGCCGACATGAGGCGGCTAAACTTATCCGTCAGATTGAAGAAGAGGCCAGAGAAACAGGTGATAGAAAGGCGCGAGAAATAATTACTCAGGCTATCCAGCGGTGTGCGGCTGAGCACACGATGGAAAGCACTGTCTCAGTGGTTTCTCTGCCCTCTGACGAGATGAAGGGGCGAATTATCGGCCGAGAAGGCAGGAATATTCGCACCTTGGAGACCTTAACCGGTGTTGATCTTATCATCGATGATACCCCTGAGGCGGTTATCCTTTCCGGTTTTGATACTATCCGGCGGGAAATAGCCAAGGTGGCCTTAGAGAAATTGATCTCCGATGGCCGAATTCATCCGACCAGGATTGAAGAGGTAGTGGCCAAAGCCAAGGAAGATATCGAACGAAGCATTAAAGAAGAGGGTGAACAGGCGGCCATTGATATGGGGGTTCAGGGCCTTCCGGCTGAGTCTATTCGTCTTTTGGGTAAGCTTAGATATAGAACCAGCTTTGGACAGAATGTCCTGGCCCATTCCAAGGAAGTGGCCAGGCTGGGGACTCTTATGGCTTCTGAGTTAGGGGCTAATGTGGCCCTGGTTAAACGGGCGGGTTTGCTTCATGATTTAGGCAAGGCCATTGATGCTGAAGTAGAAGGCCCCCATGCCCTTATCGGGGCAGATATAGCCAGAAAATTGGGTGAGTCAAAGACCATCGTTAATGCTATTGCCTCTCATCATATGGAAGAATCACCCAGAACCGTTGAAGCTGTGCTCATTCAGGCCGCCGACGCCATCTCGGCGGCTCGACCGGGCGCCCGAAGAGAGAACCTGGAAACATACGTCAAACGCCTGGAAAAGTTGGAGGGAATCGCGGCTTCTTTTAGGGGGGTAGAGAAGGCTTATGCTATTCAGGCGGGACGCGAGGTGCGGGTGATAGTTCAAAGTGAGGATATAAGCGATGATGAGTCGGCTGTTTTGGCCATGGAGATTGCCAAGAAGATTGAAGTTGAGCTGGAATACCCAGGTCAAATTAAGGTGACGGTCATTAGAGAAACTCGCTTTGTAAAGTATGCTAAGTAA